In the Brassica napus cultivar Da-Ae chromosome A7, Da-Ae, whole genome shotgun sequence genome, one interval contains:
- the LOC106353289 gene encoding cytochrome b561 and DOMON domain-containing protein At3g61750 isoform X1 gives MRTLLGFYILCLLLGQDLADDVTQNLCFTNRLSDFLPPPYSNISDSMPCTPLWNTFVLRQYSENRENVMTIILSALYTTGWVGVGFSRDGRMVGSSAMVGWITKKGHAKIKQYYLQGTERDQVVPDQGELQLQKVPPVVALHGAMIYLAFQVKFTVRVPRRAVILAFSSAYPSKLGRLSKHDDKITVIVDFSKANGVTSSIQTTASSEKTRHGVIAILGWGFLLPLGAILARYLRHRDPLWYYLHICIQFTGFIFGLAAVILGIQLYNRIQPDIPAHRGIGIFLLILSILQVLAFFARPRKETKMRRYWNWYHHWIGRISLFFGAVNIVFGIRMANSEEDGWRIGYGFVLSVTLLAFLVLEIFRTRGSIGSPSSHTPPSFETHPSSTSV, from the exons ATGAGAACCCTTCTCGGATTCTACATCCTCTGTCTTTTACTCGGACAAGATCTTGCAGATGACGTCACCCAGAACCTCTGTTTCACAAACCGTTTATCCGACTTCCTCCCTCCACCGTACAGCAACATCTCCGACTCCATGCCATGTACACCTCTCTGGAACACATTCGTCTTAAGg CAGTACTcagaaaacagagaaaatgtaATGACGATCATACTCTCGGCTCTATACACAACCGGGTGGGTCGGAGTCGGATTCTCCAGAGACGGAAGAATGGTGGGATCAAGCGCGATGGTGGGGTGGATTACGAAGAAGGGTCATGCTAAAATCAAACAGTACTATCTCCAAGGAACAGAGAGAGACCAAGTTGTGCCTGATCAAGGAGAGTTACAGTTACAGAAAGTTCCTCCGGTGGTGGCTCTTCATGGAGCAATGATTTATTTGGCTTTTCAGGTGAAGTTTACCGTTAGAGTTCCTCGTAGAGCGGTGATTCTAGCGTTTAGCTCGGCTTATCCTTCCAAGCTTGGTCGTTTGAGTAAGCATGATGATAAAATTACTGTCATCGTTGACTTCTCCAAAG CAAATGGTGTAACATCATCCATACAAACCACAGCTTCCTCGGAGAAGACAAGACATGGAGTTATAGCAATACTGGGATGGGGTTTTTTACTTCCTCTAGGGGCAATCCTGGCGAGATACCTGAGGCATAGAGACCCTCTTTGGTATTATCTTCACATTTGTATTCAGTTCACTGGATTTATCTTCGGTCTAGCCGCTGTTATCCTTGGAATCCAGCTTTACAATAGGATCCAACCAGATATACCTGCACATCGAGGCATTGGGATCTTTCTTCTAATCCTCAGCATTCTTCAG GTTTTGGCTTTCTTTGCGAGGCCGCGCAAGGAGACAAAGATGAGGCGGTATTGGAATTGGTATCATCATTGGATTGGGAGAATCTCTCTGTTCTTTGGAGCAGTGAACATTGTTTTTGGGATACGAATGGCTAATAGTGAAGAAGATGGATGGAGAATTGGATATGGGTTTGTTTTGTCAGTGACATTACTTGCTTTTCTTGTTCTTGAAATATTCAGGACTCGTGGCTCTATTGGTTCACCTTCTTCTCACACGCCTCCTTCTTTTGAGACACATCCAAGTTCTACTAGTGTTTGA
- the LOC106353289 gene encoding cytochrome b561 and DOMON domain-containing protein At3g61750 isoform X2: protein MRTLLGFYILCLLLGQDLADDVTQNLCFTNRLSDFLPPPYSNISDSMPCTPLWNTFVLRYSENRENVMTIILSALYTTGWVGVGFSRDGRMVGSSAMVGWITKKGHAKIKQYYLQGTERDQVVPDQGELQLQKVPPVVALHGAMIYLAFQVKFTVRVPRRAVILAFSSAYPSKLGRLSKHDDKITVIVDFSKANGVTSSIQTTASSEKTRHGVIAILGWGFLLPLGAILARYLRHRDPLWYYLHICIQFTGFIFGLAAVILGIQLYNRIQPDIPAHRGIGIFLLILSILQVLAFFARPRKETKMRRYWNWYHHWIGRISLFFGAVNIVFGIRMANSEEDGWRIGYGFVLSVTLLAFLVLEIFRTRGSIGSPSSHTPPSFETHPSSTSV, encoded by the exons ATGAGAACCCTTCTCGGATTCTACATCCTCTGTCTTTTACTCGGACAAGATCTTGCAGATGACGTCACCCAGAACCTCTGTTTCACAAACCGTTTATCCGACTTCCTCCCTCCACCGTACAGCAACATCTCCGACTCCATGCCATGTACACCTCTCTGGAACACATTCGTCTTAAGg TACTcagaaaacagagaaaatgtaATGACGATCATACTCTCGGCTCTATACACAACCGGGTGGGTCGGAGTCGGATTCTCCAGAGACGGAAGAATGGTGGGATCAAGCGCGATGGTGGGGTGGATTACGAAGAAGGGTCATGCTAAAATCAAACAGTACTATCTCCAAGGAACAGAGAGAGACCAAGTTGTGCCTGATCAAGGAGAGTTACAGTTACAGAAAGTTCCTCCGGTGGTGGCTCTTCATGGAGCAATGATTTATTTGGCTTTTCAGGTGAAGTTTACCGTTAGAGTTCCTCGTAGAGCGGTGATTCTAGCGTTTAGCTCGGCTTATCCTTCCAAGCTTGGTCGTTTGAGTAAGCATGATGATAAAATTACTGTCATCGTTGACTTCTCCAAAG CAAATGGTGTAACATCATCCATACAAACCACAGCTTCCTCGGAGAAGACAAGACATGGAGTTATAGCAATACTGGGATGGGGTTTTTTACTTCCTCTAGGGGCAATCCTGGCGAGATACCTGAGGCATAGAGACCCTCTTTGGTATTATCTTCACATTTGTATTCAGTTCACTGGATTTATCTTCGGTCTAGCCGCTGTTATCCTTGGAATCCAGCTTTACAATAGGATCCAACCAGATATACCTGCACATCGAGGCATTGGGATCTTTCTTCTAATCCTCAGCATTCTTCAG GTTTTGGCTTTCTTTGCGAGGCCGCGCAAGGAGACAAAGATGAGGCGGTATTGGAATTGGTATCATCATTGGATTGGGAGAATCTCTCTGTTCTTTGGAGCAGTGAACATTGTTTTTGGGATACGAATGGCTAATAGTGAAGAAGATGGATGGAGAATTGGATATGGGTTTGTTTTGTCAGTGACATTACTTGCTTTTCTTGTTCTTGAAATATTCAGGACTCGTGGCTCTATTGGTTCACCTTCTTCTCACACGCCTCCTTCTTTTGAGACACATCCAAGTTCTACTAGTGTTTGA